From a single Miscanthus floridulus cultivar M001 chromosome 8, ASM1932011v1, whole genome shotgun sequence genomic region:
- the LOC136477216 gene encoding malonyl-CoA:anthocyanidin 5-O-glucoside-6''-O-malonyltransferase-like, translating into MAMAVAQEQQQRAGASASSPPRIRILDSAVMRPSPLPSGSAPPECSLPLTFFDIFWLSVPPVERLFLYRLAPDADVPAILSNLKTSLSQAVRVFYPLAGRLRLTPGTSNHYELYYRPGDGVAFTVAEYDAAAAGGVDDDIDGLATDDPREVARIAPLVPPLPAGGAVLALQATLLPGRRGLAVGVTVHHAACDGSGSTHFLHTWAAATCARADAPSPPRPVIDRSLLADPRGLYDVFCRPAPAPTADGEMEFFKAPADQLLATFTLSKDDVQRVKDVVAAEAARRGVAPPRCTSLVATLGFVWSCYLRAKDDTKAMATSAARTGGDRARACLLCPVDHRSQMKPPLPDNYLGNCIGPALCLAPREEVAAAGAGGLFSSCATVAATINEAASGIGTSSMDAWGDCIIGVASSIGMLSVAGSPRFRVYDLDLGFGRPEKVDIVSVAKTGAVAVAESRHSAGGMEVGVSLPRDGMDRFHKCFADAIAAGQNQS; encoded by the coding sequence atggccatggccgtggcgcaggagcagcagcagcgtgcCGGAGCCTCCGCCTCGTCACCTCCTCGCATCCGCATCCTCGACAGCGCCGTCATGCGTCCCTCTCCCTTACCATCAGGTTCTGCCCCGCCGGAGTGCTCCCTCCCGCTCACCTTCTTCGACATCTTCTGGCTGAGCGTGCCGCCCGTAGAGCGCCTCTTCCTCTACCGCCTCGCCCCGGACGCCGACGTCCCCGCAATCCTCTCCAACCTCAAGACCTCCCTGTCCCAGGCCGTCCGCGTCTTCTACCCCCTCGCCGGCCGCCTCCGGCTCACCCCGGGCACGTCCAACCACTACGAGCTCTACTACCGCCCTGGAGACGGCGTCGCCTTCACCGTCGCCGAgtacgacgccgccgccgccggtggcgtGGACGACGACATCGACGGGCTTGCCACCGACGACCCGCGGGAGGTCGCCAGGATCGCGCCGCTCGTGCCGCCGCTGCCGGCGGGCGGAGCCGTGCTCGCCCTGCAGGCCACGCTCCTGCCCGGGCGACGCGGCCTCGCCGTCGGCGTCACCGTACACCACGCCGCCTGCGACGGCTCGGGTTCCACGCACTTCCTGCACACCTGGGCGGCGGCCACGTGCGCACGCGCAGATGCGCCGTCACCGCCGCGGCCTGTCATAGACCGGAGCCTGCTCGCCGACCCCAGAGGCCTTTACGACGTCTTCTGCCGACCCGCGCCGGCGCCCACCGCGGATGGTGAGATGGAGTTCTTCAAGGCGCCCGCCGACCAGCTCCTCGCCACCTTCACGCTGTCCAAGGACGACGTGCAGCGCGTCAAGGATGTCGTGGCCGCCGAGgcagcgcggcgcggcgtcgCGCCGCCCCGGTGCACCTCGCTGGTCGCCACCTTGGGCTTCGTCTGGTCGTGCTATCTTCGGGCCAAAGACGACACAAAGGCCATGGCAACGTCAGCTGCGCGCACCGGCGGCGACCGAGCCAGAGCCTGCTTGCTCTGTCCCGTGGACCACCGCTCGCAGATGAAGCCTCCCCTCCCGGACAACTACCTCGGCAACTGCATCGGCCCTGCGCTCTGCCTGGCACCCAGAGAAGAGGTCGCGGCCGCCGGCGCGGGCGGCCTGTTCAGCTCGTGCGCCACGGTCGCCGCAACAATCAACGAGGCGGCGAGCGGCATCGGGACATCCAGCATGGACGCGTGGGGGGACTGCATCATCGGGGTTGCCAGCTCCATTGGCATGCTGTCAGTGGCCGGCTCGCCGAGGTTCCGCGTCTACGATCTGGACCTGGGGTTCGGCCGTCCGGAGAAGGTGGACATAGTGTCCGTGGCGAAGACCGGCGCGGTGGCAGTGGCGGAGAGCCGGCACAGCGCCGGCGGGATGGAAGTGGGCGTCTCTCTGCCGCGGGATGGCATGGACAGGTTCCACAAGTGCTTCGCCGATGCAATCGCCGCGGGGCAGAACCAGAGCTGA